From Sceloporus undulatus isolate JIND9_A2432 ecotype Alabama chromosome 6, SceUnd_v1.1, whole genome shotgun sequence, one genomic window encodes:
- the SLC39A2 gene encoding zinc transporter ZIP2 — protein sequence MDQLLAVKIGCLAGVLVITLLCGLIPSQVRWFQFNMARGKHRRILSCIGCFAAGVFLGACIMHMVADALGDIQEEIKKRQRQGNIIHKLNNTSEADDDSDAYPFGELIISLGFFLVFIIESIVLHCCPQAVHAHGDHESQDSHKDPPESHSSFRAFVLFLSLSFHSVFEGLAIGVQKQVTAAIQLCLAVLIHKAIVVFSLSLKLVQSGTKVRWRLLYLVVFALMSPAGISVGIGVSLSNSNGSSLAQAVLEGIAAGTFLYVTFLEILPYELRSHESPLTKFFFISLGFCVMAIIAIWA from the exons ATGGATCAATTGCTGGCAGTGAAAATCGGCTGCTTGGCTGGTGTGTTGGTGATCACACTCCTTTGTGGCCTCATCCCATCCCAGGTCAGATGGTTCCAGTTCAACATGGCCAGAG GGAAGCATCGGCGCATCCTTAGTTGTATAGGCTGCTTTGCTGCTGGTGTTTTCCTGGGTGCTTGTATAATGCACATGGTGGCTGATGCTTTGGGAGACATCCAAGAGGAAATTAAAAAGCGGCAGCGACAG GGGAATATCATACACAAGCTGAACAACACCTCTGAAGCTGATGATGATTCTGAT GCATACCCATTTGGAGAGCTCATAATCTCACTTGGCTTCTTCCTGGTGTTTATTATCGAGAGCATAGTGCTCCACTGCTGTCCCCAGGCTGTACATGCTCATGGTGACCATGAAAGTCAAGACAGTCACAAGGATCCTCCAGAATCTCACAGCTCTTTCCGGGCATTTGTACTCTTCCTCTCCTTATCCTTCCACTCTGTCTTTGAGGGCCTAGCTATTGGTGTTCAGAAGCAGGTCACGGCAGCAATTCAGCTTTGTTTAGCAGTGCTCATTCACAAGGCCATTGTTGTCTTTAGCTTGTCACTTAAGTTGGTGCAGAGTGGGACCAAGGTCCGGTGGAGACTGCTCTACTTGGTGGTCTTTGCTCTGATGTCTCCTGCTGGGATCAGTGTGGGCATTGGCGTCTCACTTTCCAACAGCAATGGGAGCAGCCTGGCTCAAGCTGTGCTCGAAGGAATAGCAGCAGGGACTTTCTTGTATGTCACCTTCCTGGAGATACTTCCGTATGAGCTGCGTTCACATGAAAGTCCCCTCACCAAGTTCTTCTTCATTAGTTTAGGTTTCTGCGTCATGGCCATTATTGCCATTTGGGCATGA